A genome region from Musa acuminata AAA Group cultivar baxijiao chromosome BXJ3-5, Cavendish_Baxijiao_AAA, whole genome shotgun sequence includes the following:
- the LOC135638402 gene encoding uncharacterized protein LOC135638402, translating into MSTGQQTRLGGPSVARTHPIGSPKDRPPREEPRGGGLAATSEQYWRLFNDPGLSPPDTTIVPPSISPEAFHDLAHQVRTLAGVVQAIVPLIPQPAPPQTNLHQREPAPREPAPPPGPPSPRNQATRLGDRDTAGTSSRPEPEWPPANSTHTLQAQLHLFNQRLNEVQQEVRRSKGEPGTDGYQGSPFAPEIQDQAIPPHFRLPSLDTYNGDADPAEHVAAFRAQMALYGTSDALMCRAFPTTLRGPARAWYGSLKAGTIFSFDQLARDFELNFLAYARPKPSAALLLGLNQGEDESLSHFLDRFTTQIRGLSDAHPSLLMQAFMIGLRPSRFFWSLVERPPTTVPEMLQRASQFVAAETWMAGRPREHRGTKSEPPRQQQPPTFRRRSDRSDPTAPRPPLPALNASQTDIFLHIRGKGLLKEPYPMSDPRALEDQSKYCRFHRQRGHDTEQCRELKRQIEELIRRGHLGQYLHPDKESSPRPEGPVERRIDVISGGPASGGDSMARKKAYARATSAEPPRHAPGPSVTFPARAYEQAEHDDALVISARIANARVQRIMVDTGSSADILYYDAYVKLGLPRDGMKPVSSALTGFTGDSVSPLGAVTLPLTLGVPPKSKTTMTTFLVIDLPAAYNAILGRPTLNKIRAVVSTYYQTVKFPTSAGTGETAGSPRESRRCYLTAVSLPKRPRVEPPLADPRERQRSTPHVEPQGTTVTVSLQGRPERAVRVGSELPKHERERLVGLLQENTDVFAWSPSDMTGLDPEVALHRLSISSDARPVQQKLRRQAPERQTAIREEVTRLLKAGFIKEAGYPQWLSNVVLVKKANGSWRMCVDYTSLNKACPKDCYPLPRVDQLVDATAGYARLSFMDAFSGYNQIGMAPEDQEHTAFITDQGVYFYKVMPFGLKNAGATYQRAANKIFARQIGRNMEVYVDDMIVKSQEAGTHLADLAEAFATLRQVGMRLNPAKCAFGVTSGKFLGFIVHERGIDADPEKLRAIINIQSPRTTKDLQRLNGKLVAMSRFLARSGDRCFPFFKALQNPKGFQWTTECEEALQQVKKHLANLPRLTSVSPGEKLSIYLAASLHAVSSVLVKESSSGQLPVYYMSHVLNGPEERYPPIEKLALALVLSARKLRPYFQAHPVEVVTDQPLRLVLSRP; encoded by the coding sequence atgtcgaCTGGTCAACAAACCCGCCTCGGCGGCCCCTCAGTCGCGAGGACGCACCCGATCGGGTCCCCGAAAGATCGTCCCCCGCGGGAGGAGCCCCGAGGGGGAGGTCTCGCTGCGACTTCGGAGCAATACTGGCGCctgttcaatgacccgggcttgtcgccgcccgacaCCACTATCGTCCCCCCATCGATTTCCCCCGAGGCCTTCCACGACCTTGCCCACCAGGTGAGGACACTGGCGGGCGTGGTGCAAGCCATTGTTCCGCTCATCCCCCAGCCGGCGCCCCCGCAAACGAACCTGCATCAACGGGAGCCCGCCCCTCGGGAGCCTGCACCTCCCCCCGGGCCTCCGTCGCCCCGAAACCAAGCGACCCGCCTCGGCGACCGGGACACCGCGGGCACGTCGAGCCGCCCCGAGCCCGAGTGGCCACCCGCAAACTCAACCCACACCTTGCAGGCGCAGCTGCATCTTTTTAATCAACGTTTGAACGAGGTACAACAAGAAGTTCGCAGGTCGAAAGGAGAACCCGGGACGGACGGATACCAAGGATCCCCGTTCGcgcccgaaatacaagatcagGCCATCCCGCCGCACTTTCGGCTTCCATCCCTAGACACCTACAACGGCGACGCCGATCCCGCGGAGCACGTAGCCgcgtttcgcgcccaaatggcgttGTACGGAACTtctgacgccctgatgtgcagggcgttcccgacgacTTTGAGGGGACCGGCCCGCGCATGGTACGGTAGCCTCAAGGCAGGAACCATTttttccttcgaccagctcgcccggGACTTTGAGCTCAACTTCCTTGCCTACGCCCGTCCGAAGCCGTCCGCGGCgctactcctcggactcaaccaagggGAAGATGAGTCCCTTTCCCACTTCTTGGACCGTTTCACGACGCAGATCCGAGGGCTCTCGGACGCTCATCCTTCcctattgatgcaggcattcatgataggcttacggccctccaggttcttctggtccctgGTAGAGAGACCCCCCACAACTGTGCCAGAGATGCTTCAACGGGCGAGCCAATTCGTCGCGGCAGAGACGTGGATGGCCGGGAGACCCAGGGAACACAGGGGGACCAAATCAGAGCCGCCTCGACAGCAACAGCCACCAACATTCCGGCGCAGGTCGGACAGATCTGACCCAACGGCTCCGAGGCCCCCCCTACCAGCCTTGAATGCATCTCAAACAGACATATTCCTTCATATAAGGGGAAAAGGTTTGCTCAAAGAACCCTACCCGATGAGCGACCCCCGGGCGCTGGAAGATCAATCCAAATACTGCCGCTTCCACCGGCAACGCGGGCACGACACTGAACAATGCCGGGAGTTGAAAAGACAGATCGAGGAACTCATACGCAGGGGGCACCTCGGTCAGTATCTCCACCCGGACAAAGAATCCTCTCCCCGCCCGGAAGGACCCGTCGAGCGACGTATCGACGTGATATCAGGCGGCCCCGCATCCGGTGGAGACTCCATGGCCCGCAAGAAGGCGTATGCCCGAGCCACCTCAGCTGAGCCTCCCAGACACGCGCCCGGACCCAGTGTCACCTTCCCGGCCAGGGCGTATGAACAGGCCGAACACGATGATGCACTCGTGATATCGGCTAGGATCGCCAACGCGCGGGTacaaaggatcatggtcgacaccggaagctcggccgatatactatACTACGACGCCTACGTGAAGCTCGGCCTACCCAGAGATGGCATGAAGCCGGTGTCCTCGGCGCTCACCGGCTTCACCGGTGACTCAGTCTCGCCGCTGGGGGCGGTTACTTTGCCCCTGACCCTGGGAGTCCCGCCAAAGTCAAAGACAACAATGACCACCTTCCTGGTCATCGACCTCCCCGCCGcttacaacgccatcctcggtcGGCCGACACTCAACAAAATTAGAgctgtcgtctcgacctactatcaGACTGTGAAGTTCCCGACCTCGGCAGGAACTGGCGAAACTGCGGGAAGCCCTCGAGAATCCCGGCGCTGTTACTTGACCGCCGTCTCGCTACCTAAGAGGCCCAGAGTCGAACCACCATTGGCGGACCCCCGAGAGAGGCAGAGGTCGACCCCCCATGTCGAGCCGCAGGGAACCACGGTCACTGTGTCGCTGCAAGGACGCCCGGAACGGGCGGTTAGGGTCGGGTCAGAGCTGCCCAAACACGAACGAGAACGACTCGTCGGCCTCCTGCAAGAAAATACTGATGTCTTCGCTTGGTCACCCTCTGACATGACAGGCCTCGACccagaggtcgccctacatcgccTCAGCATCTCCTCCGACGCACGTCCGGTACAACAAAAGCTGAGGCGGCAAGCCCCTGAACGACAGACGGCCATACGGGAAGAAGTAACTCGCCTCTTGAAGGCAGGCTTCATAAAAGAAGCCGGATACCCgcaatggctatccaatgtagttctTGTCAAGAAGgcaaatggaagctggaggatgtgcgttgactacacaagCCTTAATAAGGCATGCCCAAAGGACTGCTATCCTCTACCAAGGGTCGACCAGCTGGTTGACGCCACGGCAGGCTACGCCCGCCTGTcatttatggacgccttctcgggCTATAATCAGATCGGGATGGCACCTGAAGATCAAGAACACACGGCCTTCATTACCGACCAGGGGGTCTACTTCTATAAGGTCATGCCCTTTGGACTGAAAAATGCCGGCGCGACATACCAAAGGGCAGCGAACAAGATATTCGCCCGCCAGATCGGTCGAAACATGGAGGTgtacgtcgacgacatgatcgtaaaaagcCAAGAAGCCGGGACTCATTTGGCTGATTTAGCCGAAGCCTTCGCTACACTCCGCCAGGttggcatgcggctcaaccccgcgaaatgcgccttcggcgtcacgtcaggaaaattcctcggattcatcgtgcATGAAAGAGGGATCGATGCCGACCCAGAGAAGCTCCGGGCAATCATCAACATACAATCGCCCCGGACTACTAAGGACCTGCAGCGCCTCAACGGGAAACTCGTCGCCATGTCCCGATTCCTCGCCCGCTCGGGGGATCGCTGTTTCCCCTTCTTCAAGGCACTGCAGAACCCGAAAGGCTTCCAATGGACGACGGAATGTGAGGAAGCCCTCCAGCAAGTGAAAAaacacctggccaacctccctCGGCTCACCTCAGTCTCTCCTGGCGAGAAACTGAGCATCTACCTGGCTGCCTCCCTGCACGCAGTGAGCTCCGTCCTGGTCAAAGAAAGCTCAAGTGGCCAACTCCCGGTCTACTACATGAGCCACGTCCTCAACGGCCCGGAGGAGCGATACCCCCCGATCGAGAAGCTGGCGCTCGCCCTTGTGCTATCCGCCCGGAAATTACGCCCCTATTTCCAAGCCCACCCCGTGGAGGTAGTTACGGACCAACCACTTCGGCTGgtcctgtcacgcccctaa
- the LOC135637678 gene encoding putative glycine-rich cell wall structural protein 1, with protein MAGRTARVELCALAFCALLSLQLALASRSLYGTGAGGGGGGSGGGGGGGGGDSGYGSGYGSGYGEGGGRGSAGGYGRGGGGGGGGGGGGGGGGGGGGGGSGGGSGYGEGAGGGSAGGSGRGGGGGGGGGEGGGEGSGYGAGHGYGSGYGAGAGGGSAGGGGGGGGGEGGGSGAGSGYGHGYGSGYGEGAGGGSAGGYGRGGGGGGGGGGGEGGGEGSGYGSGHGYGSGYGSGAGGAQGRGYGSGGGGGGGGGMGSGIGSGSGYGSGYGSGYGGGGGGNGHY; from the exons ATGGCTGGTAGAACAGCGCGTGTGGAGCTCTGCGCTCTTGCCTTCTGTGCTCTCCTCAGCCTCCAGCTCGCCTTGGCCTCTAGATCCCTTTATGGAACTGGAgccggaggtggaggtggaggcagCGGCGGTGGGGGCGGTGGAGGTGGTGGTGACTCTGGATATGGTTCAGGTTACGGCTCCGGATATGGTGAGGGCGGCGGTAGGGGGAGTGCGGGAGGGTatggtagaggaggaggaggtggaggcggcggtggcg gaggaggaggtggaggtggaggtggtggaggtggtGGCAGTGGCGGTGGTTCTGGATATGGTGAGGGTGCCGGTGGGGGGAGTGCGGGAGGGTCTGGTAGAGGGggcggtggtggcggtggcggtggagaagggggTGGTGAAGGATCTGGTTATGGCGCCGGACATGGCTATGGGTCCGGTTATGGGGCGGGTGCCGGTGGTgggagtgctggaggaggaggCGGTGGCGGCGGGGGAGAAGGCGGAGGTTCAGGCGCCGGCTCTGGGTATGGACATGGCTACGGCTCCGGGTATGGTGAAGGTGCTGGTGGCGGGAGTGCCGGAGGATATGGCAGaggtggcggaggcggcggtggtggcggcggAGGGGAAGGTGGTGGTGAAGGCTCTGGATACGGTTCTGGTCATGGCTATGGATCCGGCTATGGTTCTGGCGCTGGCGGCGCTCAAGGTAGAGGCTATGGAAGTGGTGGAGggggtggaggtggtggtggaatGGGCTCCGGCATCGGCTCTGGCTCTGGCTACGGTTCTGGTTATGGTTCTGggtacggcggcggcggcggcggaaatGGCCACTACTAG
- the LOC103985752 gene encoding ATG8-interacting protein 1 has protein sequence MADNEKKEEGTSSRGVDWEVVSLTASAYAASPGPEFDPTDESREIGVTERESSAALFMSGHFVFPPSEHENLPIEPDVSEIHIEPERHNVSSAVVDVGNDGVDNSDKEKMQIVLDDDLHAVKFFDEGSRIAVRDMGFEDSNRSQRQNLVGMEQDIYADPDVAIRSEECEGGRKFDGEEAFDVHMDSPRDHTEPDEDEFDGSNLPCQSWWKRHAVSLYRQAKEADTFWSVVVAAAVVGIIVLGHRWQRNKWQLHQIKWRFSINDGSMMKMLRPIGRYKDVLVGATSGAR, from the exons atggcggACAACGAGAAAAAGGAAGAGGGAACTTCTTCTCGTGGGGTTGACTGGGAAGTCGTGTCTCTCACAGCATCTGCCTATGCTGCATCACCTGGTCCAGAATTTGACCCTACTGATGAAAGTAGAGAGATAGGGGTAACCGAACGCGAGTCTTCTGCAGCGTTATTCATGTCTGGTCATTTTGTGTTTCCACCCAGTGAACATGAGAATCTCCCAATAGAACCCGATGTAAGCGAGATCCATATCGAGCCGGAGAGGCATAatgtgagttctgcagtggtagatGTTGGTAATGATGGAGTTGATAATTCTGATAAAGAAAAGATGCAGATTGTATTAGATGATGACCTACATGCCGTCAAGTTTTTTGATGAAGGGAGTAGAATTGCTGTTCGTGATATGGGATTTGAAGACAGCAATAGATCTCAACGACAAAATTTGGTTGGAATGGAGCAAGATATATATGCTGATCCTGATGTCGCTATTCGCTCCGAAGAATGTGAGGGTGGCAGAAAATTTGACGGTGAAGAAGCTTTCGATGTGCATATGGATTCTCCTCGAGATCATACAGAACCAGATGAAGACGAATTTGATGGATCCAACCTTCCCTGCCAATCGTGGTGGAAGAGGCATGCAGTATCATTGTATCGCCAGGCAAAGGAGGCAGATACCTTTTGGTCAGTGGTTGTAGCTGCGGCTGTCGTGGGAATCATTGTTCTGGGGCATCGATGGCAGCGAAACAAATGGCAGCTTCATCAAATTAAATGGAGGTTTAGCATCAACGACGGG AGCATGATGAAAATGCTGAGACCGATTGGCCGGTATAAGGATGTTCTAGTTGGCGCCACCAGCGGGGCTCGCTGA